The following coding sequences are from one Rhipicephalus microplus isolate Deutch F79 chromosome 3, USDA_Rmic, whole genome shotgun sequence window:
- the LOC119180680 gene encoding uncharacterized protein LOC119180680, which translates to MYFCSLCAYSTCGKAHLAIHAYHEHRDVQPVPWHSKDSILSQPSQSETKYLVRPKEYICGLCKQQCHFRCLTTVMFREHLEEHHCGSVAYDCHLCLTRASSPGVLLEHYRCDHAYFNVHCLYCDFGKEDDWVVMRHIMEKHPDKPFRLLLRNGDSAAVIQELRKLVEEYLSRDPVPQPFLSGSSQVEPCTRSMQQTPDTSRKSNNKLTSSDQLCTIELVPFKTTENILLNNSENEQRTGEVALKSIHVEPRHPAVPVPQSLTCTSFQLEACSYEAAEPRSEAIGDATSQEKNAEYGNTGCKISKNLDSIQSNVGKAESTESELSSLFGHTQCKTAPESEEVISTLQCNVEMEVGRAESAECEREPENDQRTPTIKSTVEMDTPYSHVQNKATPYNDSLTATFKDTSFPGRQQFYCNIQNCTTEFNDVFDFMNHLTDSHPPQSFLHCPKCGIVISPVDLLGHIVERHSGVIFCPYDDCSFGSQNQWDVDEHIIQAHQIYQAERAKADEAVAATEAALCSSAISPSASYDEEGSKDGVDIANVLCYENDEADKQCEEGQTETAQDLTARYLCGTCLTQWDTTLSYLHHMTTVHSVAFFCGHCLKSYKKSRSLLVHAGYYHLGQPFSVWKFEDGKIVEVGKLVAPSWVHEAQCYLKLTCRARLQANGKTMIKNLKTAIDYVTSAVLSNEVEQQQRNTTSSITDDLSTSTTPETRIRCTEPMVDNLHTRVTGSHSFQGKALREPPSALDSLGDNDIDRSLEDSIHSGVLSCVPNDFDVMSSIAQLLKCLPTKTPFRTKPQRSVNGKVHMNILSSVYIDASSCKKVNGKIVVEEEVLQNLASLNTTHVHKKNVGKGPDSFLLGAHARSHVCSVCLISFGTFEDLCKHFAEMHENSFRNIDSASTLVSLQGDWKLQGFTSISNTIRNVKFSSSGDAQIERSNRKIALHFKQMKSRYFKASAITDNIFIRVDGARVPYSQFASVTNLNPVVQLVKLPVMKQEPP; encoded by the coding sequence ATGTATTTTTGTAGTCTTTGTGCCTACTCCACATGCGGCAAGGCTCATCTAGCAATTCATGCCTACCATGAGCATCGTGATGTACAGCCCGTACCATGGCATTCAAAAGATAGCATTTTGTCGCAGCCTTCCCAATCGGAGACAAAATATTTGGTCAGACcgaaggagtacatatgtggACTTTGTAAACAACAGTGCCATTTTAGATGCCTCACTACTGTAATGTTCCGTGAACACCTTGAGGAGCACCATTGTGGCTCTGTGGCATATGATTGCCATCTGTGTTTGACTAGAGCTAGCTCCCCGGGTGTTCTGTTAGAGCACTACAGGTGTGATCATGCCtattttaacgtgcactgccTGTACTGTGACTTCGGTAAAGAAGATGACTGGGTCGTCATGCGGCACATCATGGAAAAGCACCCAGACAAGCCATTTAGGCTGCTGCTTAGAAACGGAGACTCAGCTGCTGTCATCCAAGAGCTGCGGAAGTTGGTTGAAGAATACCTGTCTAGAGACCCTGTGCCACAGCCATTCCTGTCTGGGTCATCGCAGGTTGAACCATGCACTCGATCAATGCAGCAGACTCCAGACACCAGCAGGAAGAGCAACAACAAGCTGACAAGTTCAGACCAACTTTGTACAATAGAGTTGGTGCCCTTCAAAACAACAGAAAACATACTTCTCAATAACAGTGAAAATGAACAGCGAACTGGTGAGGTGGCTCTAAAAAGTATTCATGTAGAACCTAGGCATCCAGCTGTGCCCGTGCCACAGTCATTAACATGCACATCATTTCAACTTGAAGCATGTTCATATGAAGCCGCAGAACCGAGATCGGAAGCCATCGGGGATGCAACatcgcaagaaaaaaatgcagaataCGGTAATACAGGTTGCAAAATCAGTAAAAACCTGGACAGTATTCAATCAAATGTGGGAAAAGCTGAAAGTACAGAAAGTGAACTTTCATCATTGTTTGGACATACACAATGCAAAACAGCGCCTGAAAGTGAGGAAGTAATATCCACTCTTCAGTGCAACGTTGAAATGGAGGTGGGACGTGCAGAGAGTGCCGAATGTGAAAGGGAGCCTGAAAATGACCAAAGGACACCCACTATTAAAAGCACTGTTGAaatggatacaccatattcgcaTGTACAAAATAAAGCAACACCTTATAATGACAGTTTGACAGCCACGTTCAAGGACACATCTTTTCCTGGTAGACAGCAATTCTATTGCAACATACAAAACTGCACCACAGAATTCAATGATGTGTTTGACTTTATGAACCATCTTACTGATAGTCATCCCCCTCAGTCATTCCTTCACTGCCCGAAGTGTGGCATCGTTATTTCTCCTGTAGATCTTCTTGGACACATTGTTGAGAGGCACAGTGGGGTCATATTTTGTCCTTATGATGACTGCTCATTTGGAAGCCAAAATCAGTGGGACGTTGATGAACACATTATTCAAGCCCATCAAATCTACCAGGCGGAGCGGGCAAAAGCTGACGAAGCTGTAGCAGCTACAGAAGCTGCACTTTGTTCTTCAGCTATTTCACCCTCTGCAAGTTACGATGAAGAGGGTAGCAAAGATGGTGTTGATATTGCCAATGTCTTGTGCTATGAAAATGATGAGGCTGATAAGCAGTGTGAAGAAGGTCAAACAGAAACTGCACAAGACCTCACTGCAAGATATCTTTGTGGCACTTGTCTTACACAGTGGGACACAACACTTTCCTATCTTCATCACATGACTACTGTACACTCCGTTGCATTCTTCTGTGGACATTGCTTGAAATCGTACAAGAAGTCAAGGAGTCTGCTTGTGCATGCTGGTTATTATCATCTTGGGCAGCCATTTTCGGTGTGGAAATTCGAGGATGGAAAAATAGTTGAAGTTGGCAAGCTTGTTGCACCATCATGGGTTCATGAAGCTCAGTGTTATCTCAAGCTGACCTGTCGTGCAAGGCTTCAAGCAAACGGTAAAACCATGATAAAAAATCTCAAAACTGCAATCGATTATGTGACCTCTGCTGTTCTCTCCAATGAAGTGGAGCAGCAACAACGAAACACAACATCCTCTATAACAGATGACCTAAGTACATCTACAACTCCAGAGACTCGCATACGGTGTACAGAACCTATGGTAGACAACTTGCATACAAGAGTCACTGGTAGCCACTCTTTTCAAGGCAAGGCATTGCGTGAACCTCCGTCAGCATTGGACAGTCTTGGTGACAATGACATTGATCGATCCTTGGAGGATTCCATCCATTCAGGAGTTCTGTCTTGTGTGCCAAATGACTTTGACGTCATGTCCTCTATAGCACAGCTTTTAAAATGCTTACCAACAAAAACACCCTTTCGCACGAAGCCTCAGCGGAGCGTGAATGGTAAAGTTCACATGAACATACTGTCGTCAGTGTACATTGATGCTTCCTCTTGCAAAAAAGTTAATGGAAAGATTGTAGTTGAGGAAGAAGTTCTCCAGAATTTGGCTAGTCTGAACACCACGCATGTACACAAGAAAAATGTTGGCAAAGGCCCTGATTCTTTTCTACTTGGAGCACATGCACGGTCGCATGTGTGCTCTGTTTGCCTGATCTCCTTTGGTACTTTTGAAGATCTCTGCAAGCACTTTGCAGAAATGCACGAGAACTCTTTCAGGAACATTGACAGTGCCAGCACTTTAGTAAGTTTGCAAGGTGACTGGAAACTGCAAGGATTTACATCTAtttccaacaccatcagaaaTGTCAAGTTTAGTTCCAGTGGTGATGCACAGATCGAGCGCTCAAACAGGAAGATAGCATTGCATTTCAAGCAGATGAAATCAAGGTATTTTAAAGCCTCAGCCATCACTGACAACATCTTCATCCGAGTAGATGGTGCACGAGTGCCATATAGCCAGTTCGCAAGTGTTACAAATTTGAACCCTGTTGTTCAATTGGTCAAACTGCCAGTCATGAAACAAGAGCCACCATGA